CAGTGCGACATTCTCATCAGCCAGTCGGACAAGCTGCTGGCCGCGATGCGGGCCAGCGGCTGCGTCGGGTTGATCCTCGGCCTCGAGAGCGTCCGCGGCGAGACGCTGGCCGAGGCGGGCAAACGCTTCGTGAAGGCCGACAGCTACCTCTGGCGGATCAAGAAGATCTCGTCGCACCGGATCAGCCTCTGGGGCGCGTTCATCTTCGGCTTCGACCATGACACGTGGGAGACCTGCCGCGACACCTGCCGGTTCGCCCAGAAGGCTGACCTGGCCATGGCGTGTTTCCCGATCCTCACGCCGTATCCCGGCACGCAGATGCATCAGCGGTTCGCCGCTGAGGGCCGCATCCGCACCCGCGACTGGCTCAAGTACAACGGGGCGGGCGTCGTCTACGATCCGAAGAACTTCACGACGCAGGAGCTTCGCCACGCCCAGATGTCGGCGTTCTGCGAGTTTTACCATCCGCGTTCGGCGATGGCCCGCCTGAAGGCCTGGCCGTTCAAGAAGCGGGCGTGGATGGCCAACCTCGCGGCGTACTTCGGCCTCTGGTACTACCTGACCGGCCGCAACCGCCGCATCCCCCGCTTCGCCGATTTCCAGGACCGCACCTCGCTGGCGTGGAACTATCATGAACCTCCAGCTGAGCCCGCCATCGAGTCCGTCGGCTGATCCGAAGCACCAGCGGCGACCCTCATCCGCTGCGCGATCACGAACGTCGCCGCCGCCAGCACCAGGATCACCATCTGATAGCTGCCGATCGCCCGCAGGTAGTCGCTGGCCATGCTCGCACAGCCGGCCCAGTACACCAACGCCAACACGATCAACCATTTCCGGACACCAACCAGCCCCGCCGGCTTCTCCACCAGCGCCCAGACGAAAACCGCCATCGCGGGCATCGCGATCGACAAGTAATAGCTCATCACGTGCGGGCTGAACCAGAGCATCACCAGCGGCACGGTGGCGAAATGCAGCGCCTCGACCGCCGGCGGATCGCCGCGCCGCGGCCAGATCAGAAACACCCACAGCCCCAAACTCAACGCGGCGAAGGCGTAGTAGAGAACCAGCACCCGCTCGCGCGGCAGATCGGCCACGTTCACCCGAAACGGATGCTTGCTGTGGCCGGTATCGACGCCATGCAGCAGCCGCACGAGGACGTTCGGCCACGACTGGTTCATGTGGGTTGAGCGCTGGGCCTCCAGGATCGTGTATTGCGGCGTGCGGATATGAACCGCTTCGCGCCGCCACGTCGTCCACGAACCGGCGAAGTCCTTGCCGCCGAAGATCAACACGCCGGGAACCGCCGCGACCGCCGCCGTCGCCACAAGGCTGCATGCCGCCGCTTTCCAGCGGCGTTTGATGACAAAAAACACGATCAGGAACACCGGAATGAGCTTCAGCGAGACGCCCGCCGCCACCGCGAAACCGGCTGCGACCGGACGCCCCTTCCTCGCCAGCACATAACCCGCCACCACCGACGCCAGCACCAGCGACGAGATGTTACCCACGTTCAAATCCGCGATCAACCACGGCAGCGCGACCACCAGGGACAGCCCGGCGATCCACAATCGATCTCGCGATCCCGGCAGAACGTGGCTGACCAGCAGGTACAGGCACAGCCCGTAAAGCAGCACCATCAGCGCCCACCAGACCGCCGCCGCCGGCCGCAGATCAAGCCAAGCCAGCGGCATCAGGATCGGCCTGGCGCTGGGCGGATAGTAGCCCAGCGAACACGGATCGTTCAATTGGCTGGTCTGCAACGCATGCTCCGAGGCCTGCCGCAGCGCCCGGAAATCGCCGATCCCCGCCGCGGCGCGGCAATAGTTGCTGTAGCCGGTGCCGATCAGCACAGCCGCGGCGAGAACGCCAAGCGCAATTCGTTGAATGACGGTCCGTTTCACACGCCAGAGCTTACCGACCGTCGCGAAGCCGGTCAAGAACGCGGCGGACCTCGTCGGCCTGGCCTTCGGCAAAGACGCACGGCTGGCGAATATCCAACTCGCGCAAACCCGCCAGATCGAGCAGCGCACGGCCAAGACCGTCCACGTTCAAACCGGTCAAAGCCGAAATCTCAACGGTCGGCGAAGCAACGTCCAATTCATCCAATTCATGCCACCGATCAGGCGAGTCAATCTTGTTGACCACTGTGACCGCCCTACCGTCGTCCACCAGCCGCTTGACCGGCGCAATCGCGACGCACTCGGCGAGCTGCTCCGCCAGCCCAGCGGTCGCCGTCGCATCCAGCACGATCACCACAAACTCCGCCTGCTCGCACGCCTGGATCGTTCTGGCCCGCGCCTCAGCCGCCAGCGG
The sequence above is a segment of the Phycisphaerae bacterium genome. Coding sequences within it:
- a CDS encoding DUF2029 domain-containing protein, with product MKRTVIQRIALGVLAAAVLIGTGYSNYCRAAAGIGDFRALRQASEHALQTSQLNDPCSLGYYPPSARPILMPLAWLDLRPAAAVWWALMVLLYGLCLYLLVSHVLPGSRDRLWIAGLSLVVALPWLIADLNVGNISSLVLASVVAGYVLARKGRPVAAGFAVAAGVSLKLIPVFLIVFFVIKRRWKAAACSLVATAAVAAVPGVLIFGGKDFAGSWTTWRREAVHIRTPQYTILEAQRSTHMNQSWPNVLVRLLHGVDTGHSKHPFRVNVADLPRERVLVLYYAFAALSLGLWVFLIWPRRGDPPAVEALHFATVPLVMLWFSPHVMSYYLSIAMPAMAVFVWALVEKPAGLVGVRKWLIVLALVYWAGCASMASDYLRAIGSYQMVILVLAAATFVIAQRMRVAAGASDQPTDSMAGSAGGS